Below is a window of Littorina saxatilis isolate snail1 linkage group LG2, US_GU_Lsax_2.0, whole genome shotgun sequence DNA.
AACTCGTTCCAAAGTCAGGTCTAAATATAGAGACAACTAAAAATCACTGAACCTTAGCATTGTGGTGTTCGTCGTCTGCTAAGGCCAGGGGGAACTACTCTCTTCCGCCCTTGGACCTGAGCAGAGGACGATGGGAAGAAAAACAACGGTAAGAAATGACAGTCGAGAGACAAAAACTGCAAAGAAAAGGtagggaaaagaaaaaaaacaccacactgGAAGTTGTCTCCTACCCCCCTCTACAATTCCATGATAAAAATTCACAAAATTTCACAGTAAAAATCCCCCGCTTGAGACAAAAACTGTAAAGAAAAGGTagggaaaaggaaaaaaacaccacattGAAAGTTGTCTTCTACCCCCTCTACAAtcccacaataaaaacacattacTGAAAGGCCGAAAGAGGAAGGGAAAGAAGAAACAACCGGAATCGGCGGTTATAAACGCAACCGATCTTCGAAGgtcacctcccccctccccaacattCACCTTCCACGTCCGAAGACGTAAACAGGCCCCAAATTCGTACAGAATTTCAGGACCCAGCGGCAAGCCCACATATCTATCAGCAGCGTAAGTTCGATCATCGCGCTTCTGACACCAATATAGTAAAAATGCACTTACCGTTACGGCGCCTGTGTCTTCTGTACTCGTCTATTTATATCTTACCGTTGTTTTTCTTCCCATCGTTCTCTGCTCCGGTCCAAGGGTGGAAGAGAGTAGTTCCCCCTGGCCTTAGCAGACGACGAACACCACAGCATCAACAACTTGTGCAATGAAATCTAGAAAATACCCAAGAGGTGTCCAACATGATGTATACACATAACCTCAGAACTGCCTGTGATTGTTCATTTTGGGCAATGTAGTAGTGCGAACAACATATTTACACATACATGAGTGTGCCAGCAGCCTGTATTTGACTTTTTGTGTCGGATCATTCACGTGCAAAGCACTACTGAAATCCGTTTTCTTTCTGACTCCCGTTTCCAAATATATAACTTTCATGTCTTTTCTTCCAGGAAGTTGAAATTATCAACAATGTGAGGGATCTGCTGCAAAACACAATTGcccagacagagaaacaaatcAGGTGAGTTGACTtcaatgttcttcttcttcttcttcttcttcgttcatgggctaagactcccacgttcactcatgtttttagcacgagtggatttttacgtgtatgaccgtttttaccccgccattcaggcagcatacgccgatttcggaggaggcatgctgggtattttcgtgtttctataacccaccgaactctgacatggattacaggatcttttccgtgcgcacttggtcttgtgcttgcgtgtacacacgaagggggttaagtcactagcaggtctgcacataagttgacctgtgggagatcggaaaaatctccactcttaaaccaccagacggcagcgaccgggattcgaactcacgacctcccgactTAGGAGACCGATGtgttaccaccacgccactgcgcccgtctgactTCAATGTCATTTCAAGCATACATTTGAAGTCAATCTGCAAATTTGTGTATGTCAAGGGATAATGCTGTATTGCCAAATACCTTCAGTGTGCATTCGTTTAAATTCCATACCCTTTCTAATATGACGACCCAGATAGGACTCCACGAATATAGCACCCCTGACAAGCATCTGTAAGTCCCTCCAGTTTCAAAACTCATTGATataatgtcaaacatgaaagaGTTGCCAGTGTCTCTTGATGGACACCATCAGTTTAGGAGTATGTGTtagacaagtgtgtgtgtgtgtgtatgcgtgtgaatGTGCATGCATGGTAGCACATATCAACATTGTTGATACTTGTGTGCAGATGGAGTGTTTTCCTAGATACATTTTGtcattgaattttttttctttcacacaTGTTATTTTCTTTCTCAACCTTTGTATATATGATCATATCGCTGTCTGTCCTGAATTCAGTTTTAaagctgtttttacatttagtcaagttttgactaaatgttttaacatagagggggaatcgagatgagggtcgtggtgcatgtgtgtgtgtgtgtctgtctgcgtgcgtgtgtgtgtgtagagcgattcagactaaactactggaccgatctttatgaaatttgacatgagagttcctgggaatgatatccccggactttttttcattttttcgataaatacctttgatgacgtcatatccggctttttgtaaaagttgaggcagcactgtcacaccctcatttttcaatcaaattgattgaaattttggcaaagcaatcttcgacgaaggccggactttggtattgcatttcagcttggtggcttaaaaactaatgaatgagtttggtcattaaaaatcggaaacttgtaattattttttttttaaacgatccaaaaataatttcatcttattctttgtcattttctgattccaaaaacatatacatatgttatatttggattacaaacaagctctgaaaattaaaaatataaaaattatgattaaaattaattttccgaaatcgatttaaaaacaatttcatcttattccttgtcggtccctgattccaaaaacatatagatatatgtttggattaaaaacaaactcagtaaactaaaaagaatagacatacagaaaagcgtgttatcctgctcagcgcgaccactaccgcactattctgcatggcttgttgatttcactgcctttgcaacgagcagtgcgttcagtttcattctgtgagttcgacagctcgactaaatgttgttatttcgccttacgcgacttgtttctcttctcCAGACTGAACCGTGACTCCAAGCAGAACCTGGAGTTTGACTGGAGCGACAAGAAGGAGTCCCTTGAGCTTGACACAACTTGCGGAGTGATGAGGAACCACCACACCAACAAACAGTTCCACGATGGTGCAGCTAAATTTGAGGAGATGTGAGTCTCTATGAGGGGTTTTTTCAGAGACAGCTGCACTAACTTGCACTGATGGGGTCTAAATTGATTTCTTTTAACCATAATTGGTGTCACTGCAGAGTATGTGTATCACTTTTCCTGTACTTCACTAGCATTGCAAAGGATTCATTGAGTAACTGTCAAAGATAGGACTTCTTCACCATTTTTGTGACAACAGATTGCTTTGCAACATCtgggtttttgagtcacttgagaaaaagtgactctatgtaatcggtcagtgttagtctgtccggccggccgtccggccggccgtccgtagacaccaccttaacgttggacttttctcggaaactatcaaagcaatccggctcatattttgtttagtcgtgacctccaatgacctctacactttaacgatggtttcgttgacctttgacctttttcaaggtcacaggtcagcgtcaaaggaaaaattagacattttatatctttgacaaagttcatcggatgtgattgaaactttgtaggattattctttacatcaaagtatttacatctgtagccttttacgaacgttatcagaaaaacaagggagataactacccttttctgttcggcaacacacaacttaacgttgggcttttctcggaaactataaaagtgaccgggctcaaattttatgtgaacgtgactcccagtgacctctacactttgacgtctgctttggtgacctttgacctttttcaaggtcacaggtatgtcttgaaggaaaaaaattgaaatatcatatctctgaaactattcatcggatttgattcaaactttataggattattctttacatcaaattatttacatctgtattgtgttgtgaatagcaatttcttcctgtccatctgatgcctcatataatattcagaactgcgaaagtgactcgatcgagcgtttgctcttcttgttaaactGGGAATAAACCCTGTCCTTAACGGGGCCAAGTCGACTACGCTAAGTATACTTcgtgaagctggccgcacaaagTTGTTGCAGagagtttttggtaaaaagacttagTAAAATTTTTGGTAAATAGATTTGTCAAAGTCGACTTGGGGCTGAATGAAGGACCACCTTTAGTAGGCTTTACTAACAGTGGGGCTTTGCTGTGTCAAGCTACTCATGTTTCCACCCCCTTTGGTAGGCTTTACTAACAGTGGGGCTTTGCTGTATCAAGCTACTCATGTTTCCACCCCCTTTAGTAGGCTTTACTGAAAGTGGGGCTTTGCTGTGTCAAGCTACTCATGTTTCCACCAGCTTTGGTAGGCTTTACTGAAAGTGGGGCTTTGCTGTATCAAGCTACTCATGTTTCCACCAGCTTTGGTAGGCTTTACTAACAGTGGGGCTTTGCTGTATCAAGCTACTCATGTTTCCACCCCCTTTGGTAGGCTTTACTAACAGTGGGGCTTTGCTGTATCAAGCTACTCATGTTTCCACCCCCTTTAGTAGGCTTTACTAACAGTGGGGCTTTGCTGTATCAAGCTACTCATGTTTCCACCCCCTTTAGTAGGCTTTACTAACAGTGGGGCTTTGCTGTATCAAGATACTCATGTTTCCACCCCCTTTGGTAGGCTTTACTAACAGTGGGGCTTTGCTGTATCAAGCTACTCATGTTTCCACCCCCTTTGGTAGGCTTTACTAACAGTGGGGCTTTGCTGTATCAAGCTACTCATGTTTCCACCCCCTTTAGTAGGCTTTACTAACAGTGGGGCTTTGCTGTATCAAGCTACTCATGTTTCCACCCCCTTTGGTAGGCTTTACTAACAGTGGGGCTTTGCTGTATCAAGCTACTCATGTTTCCACCCCCTTTGGTAGGCTTTACTAACAGTGGGGCTTTGCTGTGTCAAGCTACTTATGTTTCCACCAGCTTTAGTAGGCTTTACTGAAAGTGGGGCTTTGCTGTGTCAAGCTACTCATGTTTCCACCCCCTTTGGTAGGCTTTACTAACAGTGGGGCTTTGCTGTATCAAGCTACTCATGTTTCCACCCCCTTTAGTAGGCTTTACTGAAAGTGGGGCTTTGCTGTGTCAAGCTACTCATGTTTCCACCCCCTTTAGTAGGCTTTACTAACAGTGGGGCTTTGCTGTATCAAGCTACTCATGTTTCCACCCCCTTTGGTAGGCTTTACTAACAGTGGGGCTTTGCTGTATCAAGCTACTCATGTTTCCACCCCCTTTAGTAGGCTTTACTGAAAGTGGGGCTTTGCTGTGTCAAGCTACTCATGTTTCCACCCCCTTTAGTAGGCTTTACTGAAAGTGGGGCTTTGCTGTGTCAAGCTACTCATGTTTCCACCCCCTTTAGTAGGCTTTACTGAAAGTGGGGCTTTGCTGTATCAAGCTACTCATGTTTCCACCCCCTTTAGTAGGCTTTACTGAAAGTGGGGCTTTGCTGTGTCAAGCTACTCATGTTTCCACCAGCTTTGGTAGGCTTTACTGAAAGTGGGGCTTTGCTGTGTCAAGCTACTCATGTTTCCACCAGCTTTGGTAGGCTTTACTGAAAGTGGGGCTTTGCTGTGTCAAGCTACTCATGTTTCCACCCCCTTTAGTAGGCTTTACTGAAAGTGGGGCTTTGCTGTATCAAGCTACTCATGTTTCCACCAGCTTTGGTAGGCTTTACTAACAGTGGGGCTTTGCTGTATCAAGCTACTCATGTTTCCACCACCAACAATCTTTATTTTCTCTCATCTACAGCCAGAGCACACCCGAGTCATGGGCCCAGTTCACTCATGACAACATCGCGCGTGCGGAGCATGAGCGCATGGCGTCCATCCAGCTGCGTACACTGGTGGACAACGTGCTGGAGGACACGTCCCGCGACATGCGCGAGCAGTGCGACACTGTCGACGTCAACTTCCAGAAACGTCTGATGGAGATGGAGGATGCCAAGTCCAAGCTGGAGGAGAACCTCAAGAAGGTGGGTGTCAACACAAAGGTTGTGGTACCCCCCTGttaagatccccccccccccccccctgcatttaAGACCTGTCCCCTTCtgagaccttgctttttgagatgttctgttcataatctgTACTTTTACATCAATTTTAACACTCCGTCCATTCTGAGACCTGATTTCTCCGATTTTTGTTAGATCTTCAAATACctgctataaatagctcacgctCTTCAATGGCTGATAACTGCAGAGTCAGCTGTgaagggtgacgcagtagtctccctgtcacatttATCTCCATTGAATCATTGTTTGCATCAACTTGTAGGAATAGAAATAATGCATGGCCACACTCTGATGAGTTTCTATTTGTGTGATGTTCAGGTGTGCGTGGAGATTGCTTCCCAGGAGAGGAACATCGACGACCTGAAGGCGGCTATCCGTGCCAAGGAGGACGCCATGAAGAAGGCCCAGACACGTCTCTACCTGCGCACAAACAGACCCGGCGTGGAACTCTGCAGAGACCCTGCACAATATGCGTAAGTTGTATttttttgtagtgtgtgtgtgtgtgtgggggggatgtgCCCAGAGCAGCTGTTGTCCCATAATATGGTCCATAGTACTGTAATGAGCAAGAATTGACTGTGCAGCCAACTCAACCAATACAAAGGTTACAAATACACACTAATGAACACTTTCATGCAGATCGTGATGTATTGGTTTGCCAGCAATTCAGCAGGGGGTTGAATTTGTGGAGTGGTCTGCTAACTCATATTTTTTTGGATCCtgttccctctttcagatggcAAGTTTCTCTTGCTAACAGGTGTCCTTTGTTCAGAGGTGTGCTAGTTTCTTTTCGGTTTAATTTCAAACTCTATTTGGTCTGATTTTGTATGTGATGAGATCACTACAATACAATCAATCAAGATAATAATAGAAGATACAATGTTCAACCATGTCACTTGGTAGCATCATCAGAAATGGAAttgactttttcttcttgttcaaaGCAGCTAAGCTTGATTACAGTTTCATCAAGATGTTTCAAGGGTGTTTGTTTATTCCTTTTAGGTTGGTGGGTGGAGTCAAGATAATAATAGAAGATAACATTTTTGAACATGTGACTCGTAGAAACACAATTTTTGTGCCGATTTTGATGTATTTTTTCAAATCAAAGCAGACCAATTTGATTAGTTTCACGAAGCAGATGTTTTTGTTAGTAGTATGTATGGCTTCAACAATGTTTGTCCATTTACTTCAGGTTGATGAAGCAGATTTCTGTTGTCAGTACTGTGTGTGCAGATGGCTTCAACAGTGTTTGTCTATTTGCTTCAGGTTGGTGGGTGAGGTGAACGAGCTGTGCCAGTCGATCGACGCCCTGAAGAACCAGCTGAACCAGTCGGAGAACTCGCTCAAGGACCTGCAGGACAACCGCATGTCACTGGAGAAGGAGATCTCCAACAAGAAGAACAGCATCTTCATCGACAGAGACAAGTGCATGACCGTCCGCACTCGCTACCCCTCTACTCTCCGATTGCAAGGTTACCAGTAAAGCCTGCTCGCTTGCCGCTCAGTGTCCCTTGCCCCCTGCTCTGCCTTCAAACTGGTTGATTTACTTTTGGTTGAACCGATATTCTATTTAGCTTGGAACTGGACAGTTCTGCTTCCAGGGAATAAACTGTAATACACCGTTTTAGATGTAAAAAGAGGCCTTCACGGCACGCTGCAAACATTTTGACATCTTTGACCTCAGGAATTTGTTGTTCAGTAAAACCGAgcagaacaaaaaacaaatcaaaactgacggt
It encodes the following:
- the LOC138959969 gene encoding tektin-4-like — translated: MATATLASREIPPQRAPEPAVDTNPQMEITYTGNTGNDMGISTMGYRAAKYNPSEWHEGNYSKYYQSFVDRDSAERIRHESKRTRNETEELEHSTQAQVTKKLAERCKDIDFWKSELEREIRDVIDETDLLLAQKKRLENALRATEVPLHIATDNLNCRQRRQGLDLVQDDVEISLLKEVEIINNVRDLLQNTIAQTEKQIRLNRDSKQNLEFDWSDKKESLELDTTCGVMRNHHTNKQFHDGAAKFEEIQSTPESWAQFTHDNIARAEHERMASIQLRTLVDNVLEDTSRDMREQCDTVDVNFQKRLMEMEDAKSKLEENLKKVCVEIASQERNIDDLKAAIRAKEDAMKKAQTRLYLRTNRPGVELCRDPAQYALVGEVNELCQSIDALKNQLNQSENSLKDLQDNRMSLEKEISNKKNSIFIDRDKCMTVRTRYPSTLRLQGYQ